One segment of Verrucomicrobiia bacterium DNA contains the following:
- a CDS encoding lipid A deacylase LpxR family protein, translating into MYQLLRALRPRRRATFSLIAFFLISAGRLLNASATTEDQTGFLAITEENDSLSNPFGPHQDRHYTQGLKISLFGGDDFMTNTTARLDRLLPAWGINPQAGDLGWIMLGQNIYTPSNILSRAAITNDRPYAGWLYTGVAYQRRGELAPSLAVMENFEIDLGVVGPYSLAGPSQIAVHHFYFGTEDIPKGWRNQLDNEPGLELKYARLWRWSPTTATAKYIDVIPRIGGELGNVQIFATAGATMRLGYNLPEDFGVQIINSPATVNGGLTRHTPPFFGYLFGGVDGRAVGHDITLDGNSFNSSGPSVDKNPLVGDVSFGFALQFCSHIELTYEHIIRTEEFKGQFHNDIFGSITLKGKFCF; encoded by the coding sequence ATGTATCAACTCCTGCGGGCCCTGCGCCCCAGACGCCGTGCGACTTTCAGCTTGATTGCCTTTTTCCTCATCAGCGCGGGCCGGCTCCTTAATGCCTCCGCCACGACCGAAGACCAGACCGGCTTTCTCGCGATCACCGAGGAGAATGATTCACTCTCCAATCCCTTCGGGCCGCATCAGGACCGTCATTACACGCAGGGCCTGAAAATTTCCCTCTTCGGCGGCGACGATTTCATGACCAACACGACCGCCCGGCTCGACCGCCTCCTCCCCGCCTGGGGAATCAACCCGCAAGCAGGCGACCTCGGCTGGATCATGCTTGGCCAGAACATCTACACTCCCTCGAACATTCTTTCCCGCGCTGCCATCACCAACGACCGACCCTACGCCGGCTGGCTGTACACCGGCGTCGCTTACCAGCGCCGCGGCGAACTCGCCCCCAGCCTCGCCGTCATGGAGAATTTCGAAATCGACCTTGGCGTCGTCGGCCCTTACTCCCTCGCCGGGCCATCCCAGATCGCTGTCCACCACTTTTACTTTGGCACCGAGGACATCCCCAAAGGCTGGCGCAACCAACTCGACAACGAACCGGGCCTGGAATTGAAGTACGCCCGCCTCTGGCGCTGGTCCCCCACGACCGCCACGGCCAAATACATCGATGTCATCCCGCGTATCGGCGGCGAACTCGGGAACGTGCAAATCTTCGCCACCGCCGGCGCCACGATGCGTCTCGGCTACAATTTGCCGGAGGATTTCGGCGTGCAGATCATCAACTCGCCTGCCACGGTCAACGGCGGCCTCACCCGCCACACGCCCCCGTTCTTCGGCTACCTCTTCGGCGGCGTCGACGGTCGCGCCGTCGGCCACGACATCACCCTCGACGGCAACTCATTTAACAGCAGCGGTCCCAGCGTCGACAAAAACCCCCTCGTCGGTGACGTCAGTTTTGGATTCGCGCTACAATTCTGCAGCCACATCGAGCTTACCTACGAGCACATCATCCGCACCGAGGAATTCAAGGGCCAGTTCCACAACGACATCTTCGGTTCCATTACCCTCAAGGGAAAATTCTGCTTTTAG